The Gammaproteobacteria bacterium genome window below encodes:
- a CDS encoding sterol desaturase family protein yields the protein MDLNLDTGKLIVFVVGLVLFLSVETFFPARPWRGSRLKRITFHSGIAALNTVTIRILAYVPFLLWIVYVEEEGWGISRWLHFVGWTEIILSLVVLDFFDYIWHRANHRVSILWRFHKAHHSDTAMDVTTALRFHPTELLVSSFIKALWVVIWGPTVVAWFLFEGLISLCAQFHHSNIDFPDWIERWLSWIIVTPRFHASHHAVDRRYGDANFSTILSIWDRVFGTYSQPENSGATTQAEDALGLPEGRHLVFSPVAWLLEPFRSDNLNLNPEQTVSTLRENRETS from the coding sequence ATGGATCTCAATTTAGATACCGGAAAACTCATTGTCTTTGTAGTGGGTCTGGTGCTTTTCCTTAGCGTAGAAACATTTTTCCCCGCTCGCCCATGGCGTGGGTCGCGCTTAAAACGCATTACCTTTCATTCCGGAATTGCTGCATTAAATACTGTTACTATTCGAATTTTAGCCTATGTCCCTTTTTTACTGTGGATCGTTTATGTAGAAGAAGAAGGGTGGGGGATCTCACGCTGGCTACATTTTGTGGGTTGGACCGAGATAATTTTGTCTTTAGTGGTACTCGATTTTTTCGATTACATTTGGCACCGTGCAAATCACCGTGTAAGCATTTTATGGCGCTTCCACAAGGCCCATCATTCCGACACCGCAATGGATGTAACCACTGCACTACGATTTCATCCGACAGAGTTACTGGTTTCATCATTTATTAAAGCGCTTTGGGTCGTTATCTGGGGGCCCACCGTAGTGGCTTGGTTCCTGTTTGAGGGACTTATTAGTTTATGTGCGCAATTTCATCACAGTAATATTGATTTCCCTGATTGGATTGAACGATGGTTATCGTGGATCATCGTCACACCTCGTTTCCATGCATCGCACCATGCGGTTGACCGACGTTACGGTGATGCTAACTTTTCTACGATCTTAAGTATTTGGGATCGCGTGTTTGGCACCTATTCTCAACCCGAGAATAGCGGTGCAACCACTCAAGCAGAAGATGCTTTAGGATTACCAGAGGGACGACATCTAGTATTTTCACCTGTCGCATGGTTACTAGAGCCATTCCGTAGTGATAACTTGAACCTTAACCCAGAACAAACTGTATCCACCTTGCGTGAAAACAGAGAAACCAGCTAG
- the accC gene encoding acetyl-CoA carboxylase biotin carboxylase subunit, whose amino-acid sequence MLEKVVIANRGEIALRILRACRDMEVKTVAVHSEADRDLMHVGMADESVCIGPASSLDSYLNIPAILSAAEVTDATAIHPGYGFLSENAEFAEVVESSGFVFIGPKSETIRMMGDKIAAKKAMEKAGVPCVPGTNESLSEDMDRAKEIAREIGYPVMVKAAGGGGGRGMRVVEAEEDLVEAISITRNEAGAAFNDDRLFIEKFLQNPRHVEFQVLADEHGNAIHLCERDCSMQRRNQKVIEEAPAFGITPEQRERIGASITEACRQIGYRGAGTFEFLYANGEFYFIEMNTRVQVEHPVTEMITGIDIVKQQLLIAAGEKLTFTQDDIKIRGHAIECRINAEDPYTFLPCPGKVTHFHCPGGPGIRVDTHLYNGYTVPPYYDSMIGKLLAIGHSREGAMTRMRGALHEIVIEGIVTNVPLLQDLMLDEVYVNEQHNIHYLESKLST is encoded by the coding sequence ATGCTTGAAAAAGTTGTAATAGCCAACCGCGGCGAAATTGCACTGCGTATATTGCGCGCTTGTCGCGATATGGAAGTCAAAACCGTTGCGGTACACTCAGAAGCTGATCGAGATTTAATGCATGTTGGTATGGCTGATGAATCGGTTTGTATTGGTCCTGCTTCTTCGCTTGATAGCTACTTAAACATCCCTGCCATTCTCAGTGCCGCAGAAGTAACTGATGCCACGGCTATTCATCCTGGTTATGGCTTCTTATCAGAGAATGCAGAATTTGCCGAAGTCGTCGAATCGAGCGGTTTTGTATTTATTGGGCCAAAGTCTGAAACGATTCGCATGATGGGCGACAAAATCGCAGCAAAAAAGGCCATGGAGAAAGCGGGCGTTCCATGCGTGCCGGGTACCAATGAATCACTTAGTGAAGACATGGATCGGGCAAAAGAAATCGCTCGAGAAATCGGTTATCCCGTTATGGTGAAAGCTGCCGGTGGTGGTGGTGGACGAGGCATGCGCGTTGTGGAAGCCGAAGAAGACTTAGTCGAAGCCATCTCTATTACTCGTAATGAAGCAGGCGCTGCATTCAATGATGATCGTTTATTTATAGAAAAATTTCTGCAAAATCCACGTCATGTTGAATTCCAAGTATTAGCGGACGAACATGGTAATGCGATCCATTTGTGTGAACGTGACTGTTCTATGCAACGCCGTAATCAAAAAGTAATTGAAGAAGCGCCTGCATTTGGCATTACTCCCGAACAACGCGAAAGGATTGGCGCAAGCATTACTGAAGCCTGTCGACAAATAGGTTATCGAGGCGCAGGTACGTTTGAATTTTTATATGCTAATGGTGAGTTCTATTTCATCGAGATGAATACTCGCGTTCAGGTAGAGCACCCCGTTACAGAAATGATTACTGGCATTGATATCGTCAAGCAACAACTGTTAATTGCAGCAGGCGAAAAACTCACGTTTACTCAAGACGACATCAAAATTCGTGGGCATGCCATTGAATGTCGGATTAATGCCGAAGACCCATACACCTTTCTTCCTTGCCCTGGCAAAGTCACTCATTTTCATTGTCCTGGTGGACCTGGCATACGAGTAGACACACACTTGTACAATGGTTATACCGTTCCTCCTTATTATGATTCCATGATCGGCAAATTACTTGCTATTGGCCATAGTCGAGAAGGCGCCATGACCAGGATGCGTGGAGCACTACATGAAATCGTGATTGAGGGTATCGTCACTAACGTTCCTTTATTACAAGATCTAATGCTGGACGAAGTGTATGTTAACGAGCAACACAATATTCATTACCTCGAGTCTAAACTTTCTACATAA
- a CDS encoding isochorismatase: MVTNGMSETVLNAVRKASAQWKSAFNSGDAKGCAEQYENNAVMHARPFGTFTGVVEIQSFWQQLIEDGFSDVEYINLKIEVINETSALLTSEWKMNKAKGVIHKELWVLQEDGSAKLREDDFEAKN, encoded by the coding sequence ATGGTAACTAATGGTATGAGTGAGACGGTATTAAATGCAGTACGTAAGGCCAGTGCCCAATGGAAATCTGCTTTTAATTCTGGTGATGCAAAAGGTTGTGCAGAACAATATGAAAATAATGCGGTTATGCATGCACGACCGTTTGGTACTTTTACTGGTGTTGTCGAAATACAAAGCTTTTGGCAACAACTAATTGAAGATGGATTTTCAGATGTTGAATACATCAACCTCAAAATTGAAGTGATTAATGAGACCAGTGCACTGCTAACTTCTGAATGGAAAATGAATAAAGCAAAGGGTGTAATTCATAAAGAATTATGGGTCTTGCAAGAAGATGGTTCCGCCAAGCTTAGGGAAGATGATTTTGAGGCAAAGAACTAA
- the aroQ gene encoding type II 3-dehydroquinate dehydratase produces MHKLLLLNGPNLNLLGQREPEVYGHETLADVVQRAHDAAKAHGYPLQHFQSNAEHELVNRIHQAKVDDVDMIIFNPGAFTHTSIALRDALLGVSIPFIELHLSNVFAREEFRQHSFLSDIAVGVISGMGAKGYELAVEAAHNKLTSK; encoded by the coding sequence ATGCATAAGCTCTTACTCTTAAACGGTCCTAACCTAAATCTGCTCGGTCAACGCGAGCCCGAAGTATATGGCCATGAAACACTAGCGGATGTGGTGCAGCGTGCACATGATGCCGCTAAAGCGCATGGTTATCCTCTACAACACTTTCAGAGCAATGCAGAGCACGAATTAGTAAATCGTATTCATCAAGCCAAGGTGGATGACGTGGATATGATTATATTTAACCCCGGCGCATTTACACACACCAGTATCGCGCTACGCGATGCACTCCTTGGTGTAAGCATTCCCTTTATCGAATTGCATTTATCTAACGTGTTTGCACGTGAAGAGTTTCGTCAGCATTCATTTTTATCCGATATAGCGGTAGGCGTGATATCGGGCATGGGCGCTAAAGGTTATGAGCTAGCTGTTGAGGCTGCACATAACAAACTTACTTCTAAATAA
- the fis gene encoding DNA-binding transcriptional regulator Fis: MNASFSTAQVATLHQERRKSPLRDNVKNSLRLYLNSLSGHEPEELYKMFTEEVERPLLESVMEYCNGNQTKAARCLGLNRGTLRKKLKLYGLN, from the coding sequence ATGAATGCATCATTTTCTACAGCACAAGTAGCCACTTTACATCAAGAGCGTCGCAAGTCGCCTTTGCGTGACAATGTAAAAAATTCGTTACGCCTTTACTTAAACTCTTTAAGTGGTCACGAGCCTGAAGAGCTGTATAAAATGTTTACTGAAGAAGTAGAGCGACCGCTACTTGAATCGGTAATGGAATACTGCAATGGCAACCAAACCAAAGCTGCCAGATGCCTAGGACTCAACCGCGGTACGCTACGCAAAAAACTTAAATTATACGGCCTAAACTAG
- a CDS encoding AEC family transporter, with product MALITQIISIMFPIVAIVAVGAVLGRTSKLEMRTANHLNLDVFVPALVFSSLSDKTFSLAPHISLALAGLAIVLLAGVIAFLISKLTHYPLRTIAPPMMFHNAGNVGLPIMSLAFGKPGLVTGLVLFLVGNLLHYGLGTYILSAGQGIKVLLRQTVIWAAIVALAINVSPIVIPESAMLPITMLGQIAIPLMLFSLGVRIASIDLQEWKIGLLFAVLTPTVGFCIAFALVMLFDFTAIQAGSLLLFGTLPPAVMNFLFAERFNQQPKSVASIVLLGNLFAMITLPIALAYVLTNYS from the coding sequence ATGGCGCTTATTACTCAAATTATCAGCATCATGTTCCCGATTGTTGCGATCGTGGCAGTGGGCGCTGTATTAGGGCGCACTTCAAAGCTAGAAATGCGTACCGCAAACCATCTTAATTTAGATGTATTTGTGCCGGCATTGGTTTTTTCTTCTCTAAGTGACAAAACTTTTTCACTAGCGCCACATATATCATTGGCCCTAGCTGGGTTAGCAATTGTTCTACTCGCTGGTGTCATAGCCTTTTTGATTTCTAAACTCACCCATTATCCTTTACGCACGATCGCACCTCCGATGATGTTTCATAATGCGGGCAATGTTGGTTTACCCATCATGAGCCTTGCGTTTGGTAAGCCTGGTTTGGTTACTGGCTTGGTTTTATTTTTAGTAGGTAACCTGCTGCACTATGGCCTAGGCACATATATTCTAAGTGCAGGACAGGGCATCAAGGTTCTGTTGCGACAAACTGTAATTTGGGCGGCTATCGTCGCATTAGCCATCAACGTATCACCTATCGTGATTCCTGAAAGCGCCATGCTACCCATCACCATGCTTGGTCAAATAGCTATTCCATTAATGTTATTTTCATTAGGCGTTCGCATAGCATCGATCGACTTACAAGAATGGAAAATAGGCTTACTGTTTGCAGTGCTAACTCCAACGGTAGGATTCTGCATTGCCTTCGCATTAGTAATGTTATTTGACTTCACTGCAATACAGGCAGGCTCTTTACTTCTCTTTGGCACCTTACCCCCTGCGGTAATGAATTTTTTATTTGCAGAAAGATTTAATCAGCAACCGAAGTCCGTTGCATCTATAGTGTTACTCGGCAACCTATTCGCTATGATTACTTTGCCTATAGCTCTAGCCTACGTGCTAACAAATTATTCCTAA
- a CDS encoding DUF3426 domain-containing protein: MYTKCPECRAVFRVTTEQLHMAEGLVRCGICDSVFNGSDHIEKDHNPNATTPEPWHPENNQDFNDDPWPSDDTNTEAGDAEALEFEQQSDDDALTDAERIPTVIRDDFGGNILTKTNSPIQIAVFTLGAIGLALFFLGQINYWQNIEILPRVWVNGFCNTVGCGENNQRDLNAIKILNRNIYTHPNVKEALMITTSFVNQGRLAQAYPLLEITLLDTHGKIVAVRRFSPKDYLVNKSLADTLMPTDQPVGARLEVLDPGNKVIAYEFEFH, from the coding sequence ATGTATACCAAATGCCCAGAGTGTCGTGCTGTATTTCGTGTCACCACTGAACAACTCCATATGGCAGAGGGTTTAGTTAGATGCGGAATTTGTGATTCTGTTTTTAATGGTAGCGATCATATAGAAAAAGATCACAATCCCAATGCAACCACCCCAGAACCTTGGCATCCAGAAAACAACCAAGACTTTAACGATGACCCATGGCCCAGCGACGATACAAATACTGAAGCGGGCGATGCAGAGGCTCTTGAGTTTGAGCAGCAAAGCGATGATGACGCATTAACGGATGCAGAAAGAATTCCAACTGTTATTCGCGATGACTTTGGCGGCAATATACTCACTAAAACAAATAGCCCTATTCAAATTGCTGTTTTTACATTAGGTGCTATTGGCTTGGCGCTATTTTTTCTCGGACAAATTAATTACTGGCAAAATATAGAGATTCTGCCTCGCGTTTGGGTAAATGGTTTTTGTAATACTGTCGGCTGTGGCGAAAACAATCAACGTGATTTAAACGCAATTAAAATTCTCAACCGTAATATATATACACATCCGAACGTAAAAGAAGCGTTAATGATAACTACCTCTTTTGTAAACCAGGGCCGGTTAGCGCAAGCTTATCCATTGTTAGAGATCACATTACTCGACACCCATGGAAAAATTGTTGCCGTACGTCGCTTTAGCCCAAAAGACTACCTTGTTAATAAATCACTTGCGGATACACTTATGCCCACAGATCAACCGGTAGGCGCACGCCTAGAAGTGTTAGATCCTGGCAATAAAGTGATCGCATATGAATTCGAATTCCACTAA
- the prmA gene encoding 50S ribosomal protein L11 methyltransferase translates to MVFEISLRLERHQYLATEILLDELGAVSISTVDAEDCPIFVEEVDTTPLWQHITLSALFVEDIEIETLQKPIEEALTASVELSKRPIQDQDWQKIWMQNLRPMQFSDRLWVCPSWMTCPDPFAVNIQLDPGLAFGTGTHPTTELCLQWLADYPLLDKSVMDFGCGSGILAIAAYYLGAKHIVAIDHDPQAVQATLLNASKNNVDEKRLHTLLADSPPQQTCDVLIANVLLLPLLKYSADFAKVMSPTSKIILSGILEQQLDQIKQVYEPTFKFDTIHSKNKWLLIEASLS, encoded by the coding sequence ATTGTGTTTGAAATTAGTTTACGTCTCGAACGTCATCAATACCTCGCCACTGAGATCCTGCTCGATGAACTTGGCGCTGTGTCAATCAGTACTGTAGATGCAGAAGATTGCCCTATTTTCGTTGAGGAAGTGGATACCACACCACTTTGGCAACACATCACACTAAGCGCATTGTTTGTAGAAGATATCGAAATAGAAACATTGCAAAAACCTATTGAGGAAGCCTTAACGGCTTCCGTTGAGCTCAGTAAGCGGCCAATACAAGATCAAGACTGGCAAAAAATATGGATGCAAAACTTGCGGCCTATGCAGTTTAGTGATCGCTTATGGGTATGTCCTAGCTGGATGACATGCCCAGATCCATTTGCAGTTAATATTCAACTCGACCCTGGCTTAGCCTTCGGCACCGGCACGCATCCAACAACAGAATTGTGCTTGCAATGGCTAGCCGATTACCCGTTATTAGATAAATCCGTAATGGATTTTGGATGTGGCTCTGGAATTCTTGCCATTGCCGCATATTACCTAGGCGCCAAACACATTGTAGCCATCGATCATGACCCACAAGCCGTACAAGCAACTCTTTTAAACGCTAGTAAAAATAATGTGGATGAGAAAAGATTACATACATTGTTAGCAGACAGCCCACCACAGCAAACCTGCGATGTATTAATTGCCAACGTCCTGTTATTACCCTTACTAAAATATAGTGCAGACTTCGCCAAAGTCATGTCACCTACTAGCAAAATAATTTTATCCGGTATACTCGAACAACAGCTTGACCAAATAAAGCAGGTATATGAACCCACTTTTAAGTTCGATACTATTCACTCGAAAAATAAATGGTTATTAATTGAAGCTTCTCTAAGTTAA
- the dusB gene encoding tRNA dihydrouridine synthase DusB — MNSNSTKHSVNYKPLKIGPYTLSSNVLLAPMAGITDSVYRNICMQQGAAATVAEMLTSDIAQWKSNKSSQRIIKPTDPEPRIVQISGTQPQIMATAAKLCIDKGAQIIDINMGCPAKKVCKSNAGSALLADEKNVGDILEAVVNAVDAPVTLKIRTGITPKQRNAINIAKIAESSGIQSLAIHGRTRQCMYKGNAEYNTIKSVKNIVSIPVIANGDINSPQTAKKVLAFTGANAIMIGRAAQGNPWIFNQVNYLLQNKKTLPTPSLEEIESVVLTHIVGLYSHYGINVGVRVARKHITWYLKNYKGYAIYKDLLLKADCPQQQQKYLKEFFKNQHTNITELAA, encoded by the coding sequence ATGAATTCGAATTCCACTAAACATTCTGTTAACTATAAGCCCTTGAAAATAGGGCCATATACACTTTCTAGTAACGTGTTGTTAGCCCCTATGGCAGGCATTACAGATAGCGTATATCGCAATATTTGTATGCAACAAGGCGCCGCTGCAACGGTAGCTGAAATGCTTACCTCAGATATTGCACAGTGGAAAAGCAATAAAAGTTCGCAACGCATTATCAAACCTACCGATCCTGAACCACGCATTGTGCAAATTTCAGGAACGCAACCACAAATTATGGCAACTGCTGCAAAACTTTGTATCGACAAAGGCGCGCAAATTATTGATATCAATATGGGTTGTCCTGCAAAAAAAGTTTGTAAAAGTAATGCAGGTTCAGCCCTGTTAGCCGACGAAAAAAATGTTGGCGACATTTTAGAAGCGGTAGTTAATGCAGTAGATGCACCAGTTACGCTAAAGATACGTACCGGTATAACCCCCAAACAACGCAATGCAATAAACATTGCAAAAATAGCTGAATCTTCAGGCATACAATCGCTTGCCATACATGGACGCACACGTCAATGCATGTATAAGGGCAATGCTGAATACAACACAATAAAATCTGTAAAAAATATTGTGTCAATTCCAGTAATTGCAAACGGTGATATTAATTCACCACAAACTGCAAAAAAGGTCTTGGCTTTTACTGGAGCAAATGCGATTATGATTGGAAGAGCGGCGCAAGGTAATCCTTGGATATTTAATCAAGTAAATTACCTATTACAAAATAAAAAGACGTTGCCTACACCCTCATTGGAAGAAATCGAAAGCGTAGTACTCACTCACATAGTTGGGTTGTATTCGCATTATGGAATTAACGTGGGAGTACGTGTTGCTCGAAAACATATCACTTGGTACTTAAAAAATTATAAAGGCTATGCGATATATAAAGATTTGTTGTTGAAAGCAGATTGCCCACAGCAACAACAAAAATACTTAAAAGAATTCTTTAAAAATCAGCATACAAACATAACGGAGTTAGCCGCATGA
- a CDS encoding acetyl-CoA carboxylase biotin carboxyl carrier protein, which produces MDIRKVKKLIELLDESGVAEIEIKEGEESVRISRGVANNQVMIPQAMAAPLAPVPAVAAEAPVVDAQDAVPSGHSVNSPMVGTFYEAAAPGQPSFVEVGQSVKVGETLCIIEAMKMLNQIEADKSGVIKAKLVDNAQPVEFGQALFIIE; this is translated from the coding sequence ATGGATATACGCAAAGTTAAAAAACTAATCGAATTACTGGATGAATCGGGTGTAGCCGAAATAGAAATTAAAGAAGGCGAAGAATCGGTACGTATTAGTCGCGGGGTTGCAAACAATCAAGTAATGATTCCCCAAGCTATGGCGGCGCCACTTGCTCCAGTGCCTGCGGTTGCTGCTGAAGCGCCAGTAGTTGATGCACAAGATGCTGTACCAAGTGGGCATAGTGTGAATTCGCCTATGGTAGGCACATTTTATGAAGCTGCAGCTCCCGGACAACCCTCTTTTGTTGAAGTGGGCCAGTCTGTAAAAGTCGGTGAAACGCTTTGTATTATCGAAGCCATGAAAATGCTTAACCAAATAGAAGCAGACAAATCAGGCGTTATTAAAGCTAAGCTAGTTGATAATGCGCAACCTGTAGAATTTGGCCAAGCGTTATTTATCATCGAATGA
- the purH gene encoding bifunctional phosphoribosylaminoimidazolecarboxamide formyltransferase/IMP cyclohydrolase, with protein sequence MGPQTVRRALISVSDKTGIVDFARELSKLKIELLSTGGTAKLISENGISVTEVSDHTGFPEMMDGRVKTLHPKIHGGILGRRGIDDEVMQQHDIPPIDLVVINLYPFAATVANPDCSLEDAIENIDIGGPTMLRAAAKNHQHVAVVVNPADYVTILDKLNSNDCVLDDELRFDLAVKTFEHTSQYDGMIANYLGKKLPNSDEIFPRTLNLQFQQSQVLRYGENPHQRGAFYIEEGVLEPSVATSNVIQGKELSYNNVADTDAALECVRQFTTPACVIVKHANPCGVATADTILQAYELAYQTDPTSAFGGIIAFNQALDADTAKAIIDRQFVEVLIAPTIPDETRKVLADKKNVRVLECGAWDGTFESFDYKRVIGGLLVQDRDLGVIKKDDLKIVSKRQPTEQELTDLLFAWKVVKFVKSNAIVYVRNQQTIGVGAGQMSRIYSARIAAIKAQDVNLVVAGSVMASDAFFPFRDAIDAAHENGITAIIHPGGSINDKDVIEAVDELGMAMVLTNMRHFRH encoded by the coding sequence ATAGGGCCACAAACTGTTCGGCGTGCCTTAATCAGCGTTTCCGATAAGACCGGCATCGTTGATTTCGCGCGCGAGTTAAGTAAATTAAAAATTGAGTTGCTATCTACCGGCGGCACCGCCAAATTAATTAGTGAAAATGGAATTTCTGTAACAGAAGTATCCGACCACACTGGCTTTCCCGAAATGATGGATGGCCGGGTTAAAACATTACACCCTAAAATTCATGGCGGTATACTGGGGCGTCGTGGGATTGATGATGAGGTCATGCAACAACATGATATTCCGCCAATAGATTTAGTGGTCATTAATTTATACCCATTCGCCGCTACAGTAGCGAATCCGGACTGCTCACTAGAAGATGCGATTGAAAATATCGATATTGGTGGACCCACCATGTTACGTGCAGCAGCCAAAAATCATCAGCATGTTGCAGTTGTAGTTAATCCTGCAGATTATGTAACGATACTAGATAAGCTCAATAGTAACGATTGTGTATTAGATGATGAGCTGCGCTTTGATCTTGCAGTTAAAACCTTTGAGCACACCTCACAATACGACGGCATGATTGCAAACTATTTAGGCAAGAAATTACCGAATAGTGACGAAATCTTTCCTCGCACGCTTAATCTTCAGTTTCAACAATCACAGGTTCTACGCTACGGAGAGAATCCACATCAGCGTGGTGCATTTTACATAGAAGAAGGTGTGCTCGAACCTAGTGTTGCAACCTCAAATGTTATTCAGGGCAAAGAGCTTTCATATAATAACGTTGCAGACACTGATGCTGCATTAGAATGTGTGCGACAGTTTACAACCCCTGCATGTGTAATCGTTAAACATGCCAATCCTTGCGGCGTTGCAACTGCAGATACTATTTTACAAGCCTATGAGCTTGCTTATCAAACGGATCCTACATCCGCATTTGGAGGCATCATTGCCTTCAACCAAGCCTTAGACGCAGACACTGCTAAGGCCATTATTGATCGTCAGTTTGTTGAAGTTTTAATTGCACCCACTATTCCAGATGAAACTCGTAAAGTTTTAGCAGATAAAAAAAATGTTCGCGTACTTGAATGCGGAGCGTGGGACGGCACCTTTGAGTCGTTTGACTACAAACGCGTCATTGGCGGCCTATTAGTACAAGACCGAGACTTAGGAGTTATCAAAAAAGATGATCTAAAAATTGTTTCTAAACGCCAACCTACTGAACAAGAACTCACTGACCTCTTATTTGCATGGAAGGTAGTTAAGTTTGTTAAATCTAATGCCATCGTCTATGTACGCAATCAACAAACTATTGGTGTAGGTGCAGGTCAAATGAGTCGTATTTATTCTGCTCGCATCGCTGCGATTAAAGCCCAGGATGTTAACTTAGTAGTTGCAGGATCGGTTATGGCTTCAGATGCATTTTTTCCTTTTAGAGATGCCATCGATGCAGCACATGAGAATGGAATTACAGCGATCATCCATCCGGGTGGCTCTATTAATGATAAAGATGTGATTGAGGCGGTTGATGAGCTTGGCATGGCAATGGTGTTAACCAACATGCGACACTTCCGTCATTAA
- a CDS encoding DUF4124 domain-containing protein, with the protein MGGLVNNWLSVVIIVISFHVYYLVAHSETKVYKYVDENGKVVYTSNPPNNSNNIEVIEVNEANTIPPLQIKAKQNEIKQQHDSVTNRIKERMSDREERTAEIKEARLEVTKKKEALEKGKTPQAGERLGTIGALTGNKTRLSQKYHDRVSLLEKELETAEDKLKEVLKKKK; encoded by the coding sequence ATTGGAGGTTTAGTGAATAATTGGCTTAGTGTTGTAATAATAGTTATTAGCTTCCATGTGTACTATTTAGTCGCACATTCAGAAACTAAAGTATATAAATATGTGGATGAAAACGGCAAAGTCGTTTACACATCTAACCCGCCAAACAATTCAAACAACATTGAAGTAATAGAGGTAAATGAAGCTAACACTATCCCTCCGCTTCAAATTAAAGCTAAGCAAAACGAGATAAAACAGCAGCATGATAGTGTAACTAATCGAATTAAAGAAAGAATGAGTGATAGGGAAGAGCGTACTGCTGAAATTAAAGAGGCAAGACTAGAAGTAACTAAGAAAAAAGAAGCTTTAGAGAAAGGAAAAACACCACAAGCTGGTGAGCGACTTGGTACGATTGGCGCTCTGACTGGTAATAAAACTCGATTATCGCAGAAGTACCATGATCGAGTTTCGCTATTAGAAAAAGAACTAGAGACTGCCGAAGATAAATTGAAAGAAGTGCTAAAAAAGAAAAAGTAA